The following is a genomic window from Xenopus laevis strain J_2021 chromosome 2L, Xenopus_laevis_v10.1, whole genome shotgun sequence.
acaatggttttttaaatttcctgtgcacaaaTCCGTATTGCTATGGTGCTGATGacaaaaatttgcccgaataaaggagAGGGGTCCGGGGCGCGAATGGCAATGGGCCCTGGCCCTTTAAACtgaaagtctcagttctcccaagagacctgcttatcttagttacagttgtatctttgcttatcctaaatagttacaaatgtagcACTGGGTATGTGGGCTTTTCTTGagatgttttttgcttaaataaaaactttttttaactgcATGTATTAATGGAGTGcggtccggtttgtgccagcctacctttaaatatttgcatggtgtctcttatttaattacaattcagaaacattgtatctttttctggcattcaGCACAGGGGATCagagagaaactctggacatttcactaacaatccAAGACTGTGGGCTaagctgtcaaaattgtgactgtcctgcaaaaagggggacagttgggaggtatgttaactttgcagtagtgatgggcgaatttctcccgttttgcttcgccgaaaaaatttgcaaatttcccgcaaaatttgcaaaacagtgaaaaattgtgaaattggaaagttttcacttgaaaatcggaaattgatgctggcgaattttcacagacgaattttcacgggagatttgcaaatttattcgctggtggcaaaacgcggaaattcgccgcaaattcatgccaggcgaattttttcTCCCATCACAACTTCGCAGTGGTGAGAGTTCTCTTTgcattggcgtaaattcacctctcttctccaggtgaactttcaccagtgaaaattctccaattTTGTATTTTCGCCAAGAGAAATTTCTTCAGGTCGAAGATGGCGAACTTCCATGATatagatagagcagccacttttaaatctcCACCAACATCACCCTTTCCATGCTAATTTTATCTATGGCGTAAGATTTAGAGATTTGAGATTTTTCCCCACTACTATTGTATGGGAAAATACACTGGCAAATTTTAACAGAGAATTTATGCCAGGAGAAAATCCAATCACCactttttctcttgaaaaagtgaactgacgatttttaataaataagagatgtgttgtgaaaatacacctggcgaagtgaggTGAACTTTGGTGAAGTAAGATGAGAGAAAATTCacaatttagtaaatgtgcccccaagtgtctacAGACAGCTTTCAGGCCTTAATGCTAACATTTACTTTCTATGCTTGCTCATCAGTGACATCACCAAACCCCATTTTTaactgataattagtgatgggcaaatttctcccaattcactttgccgaaaaatacacaaatttccaTCGATAATTCACgtaacggtgaaaaatttgcaaaaaaagtgataaaaactCGAAACTCGTGTCCAATTTTGGACGTGCATCAGAAAAGTaactcacgtcaattttgacgctggcattgaagtgaatgggcgtccaaatagtgttgacgcacaacgattttgacgcgaacaaCTTTTCGGGCGcgaatgcaaatttttttgccatcagAGAATTTCGCAGgtgattcacaaattttttcaccagtggcaaaatgtggaaattttccTGCTAATTCGGGAcattttattcacccatcactactgatgataTTAGTGAACATTGCTTACAAGGATATATTTAAAGGCTATTCATAAATCTAGTAACCTTGTATgaccttttatttttagatacaGCGATTTTTGTGCTCTGTATGTTGCTAGATGATCATTAGTTTACATTTAGTGGAACTCCACCACCACCTACTGGGATCAAAATATATTACACAAGCAAGGAAGCTTCTCAACAAAGTTATATTCTTTTaccttttttgctttaataattcAGTTCActgaatataaacaaaaaaaacaaacaagtataATAAACACGATATGGATGGCTATAATCCAAGGGTGTCACTACTTATATAGTTATATTGTAAATTAAGAACACCATAGGACTCATCATCCCCCAGGAAGCCATATAATATATTAAAccgaaaatacaaaatatacataaaatgtcGATGTTTACTAGTCAATTATGCCAacacaaaattattaaaaacacattaaaaccaaAAGACCCTTCTAGGAGGAGGGCaccctttttttccataaaaacagCCAGTAATTGttacaatataataatacaatcaCAGTCACAGTAAATAATACTCTTAGAtaatggtggttcaccttccatttaagggctcttacagacgagcgtttctacctgctctcccctgcgttccgtttttctgcgttcagctgcattttttccaatggggctgtactcacacaggcaaatgtaggcgccaaacgcaggttgagacgcaacatgctgcatttttcctgcgttcggtgcctacacgcgcctgtgtgagtacagccccattagaaaaaatgtaatgcgtctatccctgcgctcccctgtggctgaacgcagaaaaacggaacgcaggggagcaaaggtaaaaacgctcgtctgtaagagccctaaagttgGTGTGTTATAATAGGAGTAATCATAGTATGCAGGCTTCACCCATAGAGACTGTGCAACATGTGAATGAATCCCAATAAGTGACTTTAGTCTCTTGTATAACAAAAATATCTCCCATAAAGGCAATTATACTGGAATCCAAATTACTTTGATGTAGGATCAAACAAATGGCTCATATCTTTAGGTACACTGTTTTACTGGTGTGAGAGTTGTAGTACAATACACAACACATGTCAAAATAGGAACAGAATACACGTTGCTAATACCAATCCATCACAGATGTAGCTGAAGTGAACTTGGAATGCCGCACCTGCTGTTCCAAAGACCGCCATgatcacagtgtcggactggggcacctggggcccaccagaggaCTTGACTCCGAGTGCCCCCTGCATAATCATGTAAGCCTGCTTGGCTGCTAATTAGGAGGTGCAGCATGTAATATATGGAATAAACCTTTATTGTGATATGCCCTCGTTAGCATGTACCCCCCCAACCTATTGACACTTTCTTTAGCCAGTAATGAGCATTCCATAATCCAGATATGCCAGTAAGGTCCCTGCAGATGGAGAATTGCATTAACCCCCTACATGCCAGTAAAAGATCATTGCATATAGCAGATTTAGAGCAGCGAATTGGCACCCCATATGTTGCCTCTTTCCCCTTCCTAATGTTCCCGCCATTCCCTTCCATGTTTACATTCTATGCTGTCATTCTCAGGTtctaaaaacttgattcaaattgatTTGGATCAAACTAAATTATatgcaattaaattaaataaattgaatatcAAATTAAAATCATATTAATAAGCTAACTAATATGCAAATCATGTTCATGTTCGACTTATATGTATCTCGTGAATTGATTTACGTTACTGTGACTATCATGTTTTTGATTATATTGCTGGAACCCCCCGGTGTTTttaatgtgtgtataaatatgttgTCAGCAGGGGGCGCTTTTGGCTTCTGACGATGTGACCGATATAGTCACGAAACGCAtatagccatgcactcccctgttTTGTTTCatccatttttgatttttcatatgtgtttttaaatgaaCTAATAAACATGGATTTTTTACACTTATCCTTACCTATATGGTAATCTCTACCCCTACCATTGAGCAAGTGAATGCGCCTTTAATTGAATCGTTTGTCTAAtaccacgtgaccagagtggaacgACCAGATGGAGGGATAGAGCTCTCACCTTACCCCGTATGTGGAGTTTGTCTTTGCTAcatgtgtgtaggtatgtgcactgggattcatttggaggggatgaacttgatggaatctggtcttttttcaacccaattaactatgtaactatgcatttACCACTGTTGTGCATCATCTGAGTAAGGCCACATTTTATAAAACTTTCTAGAATTTAATAAGCAACATGTGAGAGAAATGCATGTTGCACATCTGCCGGAGTGTGCATGTACAAGAGTTGGCTTGTGTATGATAGTATGACAGATAATAGGCATTACATGCGATCAGCGTTTCCTGTTTTTCTGCCACTTGCAGGTTTCAGTTTCATTGTTGTAGGACAGGGAACTTCCCCTGAGTATTTTTAGTTTGCTCACAGCCGCAGTATAACAGCAGACGGCAAGAGGCAAGGAGCAAGTGTAAGTCTCTTGTAGATACCAAAATGCCAACATTGATACAAATTATCTCCAATATTTTGTGTTGTGAATGTGTAGATGTGTGTTGTGAATGTGTAGATTGCCTAATGTACAGTATGGCGCTGCATGAGTGAGCAAGGGAAGGCTGAGCCCATGTATTAACTGCACCTTTATCATAGTGTATGTTTCCTCCTTTAATTCTGAACTGCAGCTCTGTGTGCACTCTGCCACGTTCAATTCACTGCATTTACAGTTTAGCCATTTGAGCCAATGTTTGGAGGTGGTGAGGACAGCAACATGAGTGGAGGGTTTGCTAACTCGGGCAATTCATATATTGATTAATATATAAGGGAAATTCCTGTGGCAGTAGAATGCAAAAGGGGAATTGCAAGCAAATTGATACCATTGATACTCAACAATGCACTACTCTTATTGTAACTACAGTACAGtaaaaggatatgtaaaccccGAATACCAACACTAACTATATTAAAGacattaaaaggattgttcaccttccaggaCTTTTATTAGTTCAGagagttctccagaaataaagactttttttcaatgactttctattttctatctgtgaccattttttactaatattgaaattgaaagtttaatttttcactttctcatGTCTTACTAAAGCAGCTCTGCGAGGGGGAGGGGGGATCCGTGTAATCTGATCTAAATTGATAtacatttgttgatacatttcttctctttgtccctgctgagcagaatccctgtgtttaattaaaggggttgttcaccttccaaacactttttttccgttcagttgttttaagattgttccccagaaataaagactatttttaattacttaaatcttcaggcgacttcggaaaacatagctttccgagtgccatcctgccggcgatttccaTTTTAGCCTGTggtaaggcagtttggggagattagtcgccccgaagaagagcagatttgttgccgggtgactatctccccaaatctgaccgtctGTCTCTGTCctcaaagttgaatgttcctgtctctggtctgtctggcagctcagtaattcaggtgcagactctaaactgttacaattctccaacatttagttgatacatttctcagcagcatctctggagtattagcaactattgtatcaattctaacagctgcctgtaatgaaacacagtgattttgctcagcagggacaaagataagaaatgtatcaattgaatatatcaatttagaacagattacagggtcggcgacccccccttaccagagctgctttagaaggtgaaaaattatactttagacttcaatattagaaaaacaatgacatatagaaaacagaaagtaattggaaaaagttatcatttctggtgatctatctgaaaacaactagttgtttgaaggtgaacaacccttcaaaggcagctgttagaattgatacagtagttgctaatattccacaattgctactgaaaaatgtaccAAATGATgcatcaaattgtaacagttcagaatctgcacctggatcattgagctgcgagactaaaacaccagagacaggaacattcaactttaaactttaattctTGAAAAACTGTGAAAAGTAGAACTTGGGAAGcaattaaaaaagtctttatttctggtgaacaagctgaaaattaataattttcagagcattgtttattaaaggggaactctggcttccaaaccaaaatctgATCAAAAGGCCCACATAACCCTTCAATTTATCCATCactgttacctgtttcttcaaaaattatgaataaatgccattttctttgcTGGAATCGAgctgttctctttctgcatcatttgaaatcctggcaggggaggagggactaaacactgatgttacaaattgtaacaacttctccatagcttacagacagcatgcaggaactacataacccacaatgcattgcactgtgatgttgtGTTccatattgaaatcacatgtgcagggaattgtggggtttggaggatgcaggctaaggacagctggttgttgatacaaagtaacagtagtcagccagctcagcaaagtagtcagacagatcagcaggagagcaggggctatAAGGGAACTgttcaaaactattaaaaatcatgaaaattcagcatattttttaattgatgtatattggaaagttgtttgaaattttgtttacttttcaaaaatcttaagttgtgtttgtgtggagttcccctttaagtaagtgAGTTTTGGCAAAGCTGGTGCATTTCAGTAACGAAGAGTGTGACTTATTCATTGGCTGTGTTCTTAGTTAGCTCTTAAAAATGGTTAAAAGTACTCAACTACAAAGGCCACAAGAAGCAGTGAGGAACTGAATGCAATTGCTACAAACCTACAGTTTATGTTGTCATTTGCACTTGACTCTTGCCCCAGAGTTTGAACGTCTGAATAGAGAGGTCCTGGAAGAAACATAAGCAATAATCAGCATGACAGTGACAATAATTTTGAAGCCTCACAGTTAATCTGTATTTTGGTTGCTGGGAAACACCTCCCGACAACCAGATAGGATTTTCAGTTGCAGACtgcaattttaataattaaataaacaaaataagaaaacattctgAATACTTCGTGATTGCTTAGAATTTAGATTTCAACTTAAAGGTCAACTTTCATGGGCGTAACCTTGGGGGCCCGGGTaagcccatgtaaaaaaaaattcaggcccACTCTGCCCCACACAAATTGGCCAGACCAAATCTGAGATCATTTTTCAATGGTTTTCAAATCCATCTGATCAATACATGGCCAGttttcaaccagatattgattgggcttCATACATGCGATTATAAGCTGCTGCCTCTAAAGGGAATGAGTCGACCAGTGTATTGATCCATGTACGGCCATCTTAAGGCCAAGTTATAATTAGGTGTGCACCACAAGGCTGCAAGATAAATATGAATTCTAACATTCAGCCACCAGAAGTTAAATGCACAAACATTCATTGCAGCACGTGTGCTGTTTAATTCAAGGAACATTTCTGATATTCATAGGCCTGAAAGGAAAGTACTTTTGCAATACTTCCTTAGCTTATTATTATGAAATGTTAGCAAAGCACTTCTGCTAAAATCAGCATCTTCTGTAAAGGTCTCATTTTCCCCAAATGTGTAAGAGGAAAGCTGAAGTCAGAGTAGTTCCCGCAACAAGAACCTTAATGATAGCATAAtatctaatgtaaaaaaaaagtattgcttaagacaggggtccccaaccttttttacttgtgagccacattcaaatgtaaaaatagttggggagcaacgcaagcatgaaaaaagtcccttggtgtgtcaaataaagtctataattggccttttggtagccgctttgtggactggcagcctacaagaggctcaacttggcagtatacttagtttttatgcaattaaaacttgctttcaagcttggaattcaaaaataatcacctgatttgaggaccctgagagcaacatccaaggggttggagagcaacatgttgctcacgagccactggttggggatcactggcttaagaCTTCTGGGCAGAGTTCATGTGACAGCTTTACATGCCCGTCTCCTCCATATAACACAGGGAGAACCAACACCAACAGGTGTTGATGTTATAAGATAGAAGATCATTTAATTGATATAATGGATTTTTAATGGATCTTTAGTTTAagctttcaataaatattgcattaaaggggttggtcatactttttccagttcagctgttttaagattgttccccagaaataaatacttttttcaattactttccattatttatttttttactgtttttccaaaatctaagtttaaagttaaatgtccttgtctctggtgtttgagtctggcagctcagtaattcaggcgcagactctaaactgttacaattttgcaacatttagttgatacatttctcagcagcatttctggagtattagcaactattgtatcaattctaacagctgcctgtaatgaaacccagagattctgcttagcagggacaaagataagaaatgtatcaactaaatgtatcaatttagaacagtttatagcaggggtctccaaccgcCGGGCCACGGGCcggacactcctgcactgggctgCCGAGCCCAGCCCACAAAAACGCGACGCGATGAATTGGACACCGAATTGGATGCAACGTGTCAAAACTTGCTGCCGACCACCGCCAACCCTGCCACCCAACCCGCGCCGATCCCACCCCCggttcttgcaaaaaaaaataatttttttcactggtccccagtccaaaaaaggttggggaccgctggttTACAGGGTCTGcgaaccccccctcccagagctgctttagaaggggaaaaattacactttacacaatacttttcaatattagaaaaatagtgatgtatagaaaatagaaagtaattggaaaaagacgttatttctggtgatctaaaaacaaacaaatagggTGAACAACTGTTCACcctatttgaaggtgaacaacatctTTAAAGTAATGTAATATAAAACCTGCTCATTTGCAGAACAAAAAGTTTTGAAATTCCAAGGTGGACTCTTAACTTGAGCTTAAAGCAAGAGATCCAACCATGCTCTATTTATTGATCAATAATTCTTACTGCAGTACTTGCTTGGGTGACTTTAAGCACAGGTTAAAAAGTAAACTAAAACTGTCAGTGGTTGGAGTAGTTCCTGATTCTGTAAGAAGTTCAGCTTTGTATCCCTGCCTAATATTTTTAGTCAGCATTCGAATCGCTTTTTGGTCTGCGGCCACCGTAACTTGCCTTGAACAGTTGGTAAGAGTTTAGAGAGCTCATGCGTATTCTACACTAGAAGAGTAGAAAATCCTTTGTagattattacaaaaaaactgtgtattttttctcatacgataataaatcctaaaatagtCCAGGTTTTGCTTTAAGCCTGATTAGCCCGTGTACGCATCAAACTGCTGATATTAGAGAAGAAAACAGAAGATCATTTCTTCAGAATTAGAAATGTTGCAGTCTAGTTATAATTCTCAACATATGGGGAAATTCCAATCAATCTTAGTGTGAATTCTCAAATGATAACTTGagagaacaataacaataaaaatgggcTTGCTCTGACGGTCAAGGACAACATCATCAGCCCCTGGTTTCAGTTCTCTTTTTTGATGTAGTTCTGTAAATTCTTCTTTCTGCTTCTCATCAGGCTAAGTGGGCAATGGAAGATGCATTTTTAGCCCTTTGTGAAGAAGTCCGGTTGCTGCAAACTAAATGCAGAAAACAGGCAGAATTACTTGAAAAGCTGCTTGCAGTAAAAGGCATTAGCAATGGTAAGTAAGCAAAGATAAAACTCCTGTAAAGACAGAGAGGGCGCCCATGACTTCTCTTGAAAATAACAATATATGAACAATACCTTAAGCCTAAATCTGTCTCTCACTGTTGTGGGTGCAATTGTGAGTAGCTCTAGTGCTCAGACAAATTTTTATAGAAGAAAATAATTGCTGGTCCTGTCACACTATTAGTCAAAAATGTCACTGTGTCACCAAGTTTAGAAACTCAATTGTAAATAGAATCTCTGATGCACATTATTAAGATGTGTAAGATTCTATTCTATTGTAACCAACAGCAACCAGTTAGACATGTGAGTTTATTATTCTAGTTGCTACTGCACTTGATGCAAAATTGATCCTAAATTATGCAAATTCTACAGTAAAATACTCCATAATGTTATTTAaaacaatacataataataaGCCCAATAAagtgtacatgtatgggatttgttatcttatccagaatggtcaggacctagggttttctggataagggatcttttcatacttaagtctgctaaaaaaaaaaaaacattatgtaaaaccaataggattgttttgcctctaataagcattaattacaaggtactgttttattataacaaagaaaatggaaatcatttaaaatgtgaaattatttgattaaaattgagtctatggggtatatttatcaaagagtgaagttagagatggctgcAGTCTGttaagagtgaaattccgccactctccattcatttctatgggatttttttatcaatgggtgaaagcatGTGTGGGATATATTCAGCAGCCTCAGCCCCCAGCCATAAAGTCTTTTCTGATGCTGCCACACACATCCCCCCCGCACGTGTACTTTTTACGGCACGTTAGCGTGACTAGGGGAGGTATGGAGAGGGaatgcagggagcaggtctgggctggcgtgGCCCAAAAAATccgggcccaccagattttttcctggtgtcccatcggcccagtccgaccctggttgtcTTGAGCAAATTCCTTGAACTACATCTACAGTGGCTATTTTTTTGTTTACGTTTTTTATATGTTGAGAGCATTTATTATGCAAGGTatcctgtttttttcttaatgGAACCCTGTGGTAGTTGTTCTGGGTCAACGTGTGGTCTAGCCTATCACCAATGTGTGTAGGTCAGTTAGGTTTTGTTTTGTGCAAGCAGTTAAACAGCACTGTCAAATGTAACCCAAAGGATGGAATTTGCTAGAGTGTCTATCAGCAGagatttgaaaaatatttatccCATGCTTATTTATCACAGAGATGCCCATTTCAAAACCTATCCAATGTACTGATGTTGGAAACCCTACATGCTCAGAATGTCCTTTCATCAGATTGCAAGAGAAGCAAGACCAAAGTGTGGAATCCTCAGATACAATGGAAGATAACAATACCACATCTCTAGCAGAAGATATTAGGGGAAACCCTAGTGTCTTGTTGGATTTTGATGTGAAATTCCCACCAACCACAGAAAATTTCAGTTTTCTAGCGAGTGAAGTTGAGAAACATAAGCTTGATGTTGGTCATTCCAGTGGTGATAAAGATGGCAGTAACGCTGATCttgaatcatttattaaaaactaTACACCACAATTTCCAAATATCAATGGGGGAAAAAGAACTTGTGATACCACAGCTGGAGGTCTTCACTGTTTAATTCCAGTTGGAGCAGATCTCAGTATGTCTAATTTATATGATGAAGATCTTTGCTTTCTACAGTCAAAGGATATATCTCTTGGAGTGTGTCTGGCACCAAAGGATCAATATTTATTTGGAGTGAAAGGACCAGTTCAGGTATGTTGGTTTGTGATGTTGTGCTCAGATATGCAATACAGTTACACTGGCCACACATAGGTAGATGTGTTATCAGGACATTTTACTGCTGTATGGATCAAATGCACTAAACTGACAGATAAGCTTGGCTGAAGTATTTGAAAGAGGTGGATCTCCATTACTTTGTCTTTTAATGTATCTGTCCTGCAGGAGCTGGGATTGCCCCATCTATATTCTCTTCTCCAAAAGTTTCTATTAGACAATAGTatacagagtcggactggggtaTCTGGGACCAACTGGGTACCCAACTCAAGGGCCTACCACGCAGTTGGGACCACCACCCAGCCACTGCCACTCCCTCTTCACCCCAAAACAAAACAGCTCCCATTCCACTGCATTTTATACACTGTTAAAAAAATAGAGATAACGTATGTTTTAGAGTGGAATTCGCAGCAGCAGAACGGGGAGTGGTGGTGGCTGGGGCATCTGGCTTGAGGGCAGGTGGTAGAGCCCACCTAGGTCTTGGCCAACCGGGATTTTTCCCAGTTTGAACCCATTTGTATATTACATGATAAAGGATCAttctggggtcatttataaacaccaggcaaatttgcatctggacaGTGATCCATGGCAACAAATCAAAAgtttatctatagaaataagtcaaatcaactggacttgctgtgttttttccttgaagatgtgtccaccagtcatccaactggctttctcaattcagaataacttgtaaatcttccttcgagaatatatatcctctgaaATGTTGCTCCAACCAGCATAATCTATTtatcacaatgatgtcattaaattaggtgttgattgtattagcaagattggagctttgatgtgttcttaaaccttccagggagaggtatgtggcag
Proteins encoded in this region:
- the tankl.L gene encoding TRAF family member-associated NF-kappa-B activator-like, which codes for MEDAFLALCEEVRLLQTKCRKQAELLEKLLAVKGISNEMPISKPIQCTDVGNPTCSECPFIRLQEKQDQSVESSDTMEDNNTTSLAEDIRGNPSVLLDFDVKFPPTTENFSFLASEVEKHKLDVGHSSGDKDGSNADLESFIKNYTPQFPNINGGKRTCDTTAGGLHCLIPVGADLSMSNLYDEDLCFLQSKDISLGVCLAPKDQYLFGVKGPVQPCWSPSGLSGECQFGCEMDMNSDVGLSSQICEFCQAIFPAGAATKGEYLRHITGHVE